A single Klebsiella variicola DNA region contains:
- the kdeA gene encoding multidrug efflux MFS transporter KdeA has translation MQNYSLSGRRLGRQALLFPLCLVLYEFSTYIGNDMIQPGMLAVVQEFQVGNEWVPTSMTAYLAGGMFLQWLLGPLSDRIGRRPVMLTGVVWFIVTCLATLLAQTIEQFTLLRFLQGISLCFIGAVGYAAIQESFEEAVCIKITALMANVALIAPLLGPLVGAAWVHVLPWEMMFVLFAVLAAISFVGLQRAMPETATRLGEKLSVKELGRDYRLVLKNLRFVAGALATGFVSLPLLAWIAQSPVIIISGEQATSYEYGMLQVPIFGALIAGNLVLARLTSRRTVRSLIIMGGWPIMFGLILSAAATVVSSHAYLWMTAGLSFYAFGIGLANAGLVRLTLFASEMSKGTVSAAMGMLQMLIFTVGIELSKHAYELGGNGLFSLFNLLGGVLWLGLMIYFLKDKSVGNSQQA, from the coding sequence ATGCAAAATTATTCGCTTTCAGGCCGCCGCCTCGGAAGGCAGGCGTTGCTGTTCCCGCTATGTCTGGTGCTGTACGAGTTTTCCACCTATATCGGCAACGATATGATCCAGCCGGGTATGCTGGCCGTGGTTCAGGAGTTTCAGGTGGGCAACGAATGGGTACCTACCTCGATGACCGCCTATCTGGCCGGCGGCATGTTTTTACAGTGGCTGCTGGGGCCGCTGTCGGACCGTATTGGCCGCCGCCCGGTGATGTTGACCGGGGTGGTGTGGTTTATCGTCACCTGCCTGGCGACGCTGCTGGCGCAGACCATTGAGCAGTTTACCCTGCTGCGCTTCCTGCAGGGGATCAGCCTGTGCTTTATCGGCGCGGTAGGCTATGCGGCGATCCAGGAGTCTTTTGAGGAGGCGGTGTGTATCAAAATCACCGCCCTGATGGCCAACGTGGCGCTGATTGCTCCGCTGCTGGGGCCGCTGGTGGGCGCCGCCTGGGTGCACGTGCTGCCATGGGAGATGATGTTCGTCCTGTTCGCCGTGCTGGCGGCCATCTCATTCGTCGGGCTGCAGCGGGCGATGCCGGAAACCGCGACGCGGTTGGGCGAAAAGCTGTCGGTTAAAGAGCTGGGCCGCGATTATCGCCTGGTGCTGAAAAACCTGCGCTTCGTCGCCGGTGCGCTGGCGACAGGCTTCGTCAGCCTGCCGTTGCTGGCGTGGATTGCCCAGTCGCCGGTGATTATTATCAGCGGCGAACAGGCCACCAGCTATGAGTATGGCATGCTGCAGGTGCCGATTTTCGGCGCGCTGATTGCCGGTAACCTGGTGCTGGCGCGCCTGACTTCGCGCCGTACCGTGCGCTCGCTGATTATCATGGGCGGCTGGCCGATCATGTTTGGTCTGATCCTCTCCGCGGCGGCGACCGTGGTCTCTTCCCACGCTTATCTGTGGATGACCGCCGGCCTGAGCTTTTACGCCTTCGGAATTGGCCTCGCGAATGCCGGGCTCGTGCGCTTAACGCTGTTCGCCAGCGAGATGAGCAAAGGCACGGTCTCGGCGGCGATGGGAATGCTGCAGATGCTGATCTTCACCGTCGGCATTGAGCTCAGCAAACATGCTTATGAGCTGGGGGGCAACGGCTTGTTCAGCCTGTTTAACCTGCTGGGCGGAGTACTGTGGCTGGGGCTGATGATCTACTTCCTGAAAGATAAAAGCGTCGGCAATTCGCAGCAGGCGTAA
- a CDS encoding TetR/AcrR family transcriptional regulator gives MARRPNDPQRRERILQATLDTIAAHGVQAVTHRKIALCANVPLGSLTYYFSGIEALVEEAFSLFTAEMSAQYQQCFAGVTNREQACDAIAELIFSAQVTTARNMELMYQLYAFCSSQPALKGVMQNWMRRSQQTLEQWFAPDTARGLDAFIEGMTLHFVTDRAPLSKAAIRLLVGQLAGERAQEEGR, from the coding sequence ATGGCCCGTAGACCGAACGATCCGCAGCGCCGCGAGCGCATCCTGCAGGCGACGCTGGACACCATCGCGGCGCACGGCGTCCAGGCTGTGACGCACCGCAAAATCGCCCTCTGCGCGAATGTGCCGCTGGGGTCGTTGACCTATTATTTCAGCGGCATCGAGGCGCTGGTTGAGGAGGCGTTCAGCCTGTTTACCGCCGAGATGTCGGCGCAGTATCAGCAATGCTTTGCCGGGGTAACGAACCGGGAACAAGCCTGCGATGCCATCGCGGAGCTGATCTTCAGCGCCCAGGTGACCACGGCGCGCAATATGGAGCTGATGTATCAGCTGTACGCGTTCTGCAGCAGTCAGCCGGCGCTAAAGGGGGTGATGCAGAACTGGATGCGGCGCAGCCAGCAGACGCTGGAGCAATGGTTCGCCCCCGATACCGCCCGCGGCCTCGACGCCTTTATTGAAGGAATGACTTTGCACTTTGTCACCGACCGCGCGCCGCTGTCGAAGGCGGCAATCCGGCTGCTGGTTGGGCAGCTGGCGGGGGAGAGGGCGCAGGAAGAGGGGCGCTGA
- a CDS encoding Cof-type HAD-IIB family hydrolase, producing the protein MSIKLIAVDMDGTFLSDAKTYNRPRFLAQYQRMREQNIRFVVASGNQYYQLISFFPEIAHQIAFVAENGGWVVSGNEDVFNCQLPLHHFNAVVDHLQTLPNIEIIACGKRSAYTLNRYNDALKNVAAKYYHRLELVDDFNHLDDAILKFGLNVPDSLIPEIQPKLHAALGDMVTAVATGYGSIDLIMPGVHKANGLRILQQRWGIEDHEVVAFGDSGNDIEMLQHAGFGFAMANAREDVKAVASHHAPHNNEEGVLQIIDKVLNREAPFA; encoded by the coding sequence ATGAGCATCAAACTGATTGCGGTGGATATGGACGGCACCTTTTTAAGCGATGCCAAAACTTACAACCGGCCGCGCTTCCTCGCCCAGTACCAGCGAATGCGTGAACAGAATATTCGCTTCGTGGTCGCCAGCGGCAACCAGTATTATCAGCTGATCTCCTTTTTCCCGGAGATCGCCCATCAGATCGCCTTTGTGGCGGAAAACGGCGGCTGGGTGGTGAGCGGCAATGAAGACGTCTTCAACTGCCAGCTGCCGCTCCACCATTTCAACGCCGTGGTCGATCATCTGCAGACCCTGCCGAATATCGAAATCATCGCCTGCGGGAAGCGCAGCGCCTACACTCTCAACCGCTATAACGACGCGCTGAAGAATGTGGCGGCGAAGTATTATCACCGCCTCGAACTGGTGGATGATTTTAACCACCTTGATGATGCGATCCTCAAATTTGGTCTCAACGTACCGGACAGCCTGATCCCGGAAATTCAGCCGAAGCTGCACGCGGCGCTGGGGGATATGGTCACCGCGGTGGCCACCGGCTACGGCAGTATTGACTTAATTATGCCTGGGGTGCACAAAGCCAACGGCTTGCGCATTTTGCAGCAGCGCTGGGGCATTGAGGATCATGAGGTGGTGGCGTTCGGCGATAGCGGCAATGATATCGAGATGCTGCAGCACGCCGGATTTGGCTTTGCCATGGCCAACGCCCGGGAAGACGTCAAAGCCGTCGCCAGCCATCACGCGCCGCACAACAATGAAGAAGGCGTGCTGCAGATTATTGATAAGGTGTTAAATCGCGAAGCGCCGTTCGCCTGA
- the deoR gene encoding DNA-binding transcriptional repressor DeoR, whose product METRRDERISQLIQALKRSDKLHLKEAASLLGVSEMTIRRDLNGHSGPVVLLGGYIVLEPRSATHYLLSDQKTRLVEEKRRAARHAAALLEAHQMAFFDCGTTTPWIIDAIDDALPFTGVCYSLNTFLALQEKPQCRAVLCGGEFHASNAIFMPLSLEDTLSHLSPDIAFYSAAGIDCEQGATCYNLEELPVKHWAMRHARYHVLVVDHSKFGKVRPARMGALAKFDVIASDICPDDELVALAKAQQISLLY is encoded by the coding sequence ATGGAAACTCGCCGTGACGAACGTATCAGTCAGCTCATTCAGGCACTCAAACGCAGCGATAAGCTACATCTGAAAGAAGCCGCCTCCCTGCTTGGGGTCTCGGAAATGACCATTCGTCGCGACCTCAATGGCCATAGCGGCCCGGTTGTGCTGCTCGGCGGATACATTGTGCTGGAGCCGCGCAGCGCCACCCATTACCTGCTCAGCGATCAAAAAACCCGGCTGGTCGAGGAAAAGCGCCGCGCCGCTCGCCATGCGGCCGCGCTGCTGGAGGCCCATCAGATGGCTTTCTTCGACTGCGGGACCACCACGCCGTGGATCATTGACGCCATCGATGATGCCCTGCCCTTCACCGGCGTCTGTTACTCCCTGAATACCTTCCTGGCCCTGCAGGAGAAACCGCAGTGTCGCGCGGTCCTGTGCGGTGGGGAATTTCACGCCAGCAACGCGATTTTTATGCCGCTGAGCCTTGAGGATACCCTCAGCCATCTGAGCCCCGACATCGCCTTTTACTCGGCGGCAGGCATTGACTGCGAGCAGGGGGCGACCTGCTATAACCTGGAGGAGCTGCCGGTCAAGCACTGGGCGATGCGTCACGCGCGCTACCACGTGCTGGTGGTCGACCACAGCAAGTTTGGCAAAGTGCGTCCGGCGCGCATGGGGGCGTTAGCGAAATTTGACGTGATCGCCAGCGATATCTGCCCGGATGATGAGCTGGTCGCGCTGGCGAAGGCGCAGCAGATCTCCCTGCTGTATTGA
- the ybjG gene encoding undecaprenyl-diphosphate phosphatase has protein sequence MLENINYALFALINATPASPQWAIEVAILIAKDLILIVPLLVVTLWLWGPAQRQMVFKLMLALMISLTVSWAIGHLYPHDRPFVAGVGYNFLHHAADDSFPSDHGTVSFTFALAFLFWHRLWSGALLMAIAAAIAWSRVYLGVHWPLDMVGGLLAGMCGCLGAALIWHTFGPALYRQLQRLYRLCFSLPIRKGWVRG, from the coding sequence ATGCTGGAAAATATTAACTACGCGCTGTTCGCCCTGATCAACGCGACGCCGGCCTCGCCGCAGTGGGCCATTGAGGTGGCGATCCTGATCGCCAAAGATCTGATTCTGATCGTGCCCTTGCTGGTAGTGACATTATGGCTGTGGGGGCCTGCCCAGCGGCAGATGGTGTTTAAGCTGATGCTGGCGCTGATGATTAGCCTGACCGTGTCGTGGGCGATCGGCCACCTCTATCCGCACGATCGGCCGTTTGTCGCCGGCGTAGGCTATAACTTCCTGCATCACGCGGCGGACGACTCCTTCCCCAGCGATCATGGCACCGTCAGCTTTACCTTTGCCCTGGCTTTTCTGTTCTGGCACCGCCTGTGGTCCGGCGCGCTGCTGATGGCCATCGCCGCCGCCATCGCCTGGTCCCGCGTCTATCTCGGCGTGCACTGGCCGCTGGATATGGTCGGTGGTCTGCTGGCCGGAATGTGCGGCTGCCTTGGCGCGGCGCTGATCTGGCATACGTTCGGCCCGGCGCTGTATCGCCAGCTGCAGCGACTGTATCGTCTCTGCTTCTCCCTGCCGATCCGCAAAGGCTGGGTACGCGGCTAA
- a CDS encoding MFS transporter, translating to MTTQTSRRALQLRLWALFMFFFIPGLLMASWATRTPAIRDQLMLSTAEMGVVLFGLSVGSMSGILCSAWLVKRFGTRKVIRTTMSFAVLGMLVLSLALWVSSAPLFAFGLAIFGASFGSAEVAINVEGAAIEREMNKTVLPMMHGFYSFGTLFGAGVGMAVTGFGLPAAPHILAAALVAILPIAIAIRAIPDGTGKNAAEAAHGEAKGLPVWRDAQLLLIGVIVLAMAFAEGSANDWLPLLMVDGHGFSPTSGSLIYAGFTLGMTLGRFTGGWFIDRYSRVTVVRGSAVMGALGIGLIIFVDNPWVAGISVLLWGIGASLGFPLTISAASDTGPDAPKRVSVVAITGYLAFLVGPPLLGFLGEHFGLRSAMMVVLGLVMVAALVARAVAKPQSEPVMENS from the coding sequence ATGACGACGCAAACCTCGCGCAGAGCGCTCCAGCTTCGGCTGTGGGCGCTGTTTATGTTCTTTTTCATCCCCGGCTTATTAATGGCCTCATGGGCTACCCGCACGCCGGCGATCCGCGATCAGCTGATGCTTTCTACGGCAGAAATGGGCGTGGTGCTGTTTGGTCTGTCGGTGGGGTCGATGAGCGGTATTCTCTGCTCGGCGTGGCTGGTGAAGCGCTTTGGTACCCGCAAGGTCATCCGCACCACCATGTCCTTCGCCGTACTCGGCATGCTGGTGCTCAGCCTGGCCCTGTGGGTCTCTTCCGCCCCGCTGTTCGCCTTCGGCCTGGCCATCTTTGGCGCCAGCTTTGGCTCCGCCGAAGTCGCTATTAACGTCGAAGGCGCGGCCATCGAGCGAGAGATGAATAAAACGGTGCTGCCGATGATGCATGGCTTCTACAGCTTTGGCACCCTGTTCGGCGCCGGGGTGGGCATGGCAGTGACCGGATTCGGCCTGCCTGCCGCCCCGCATATCCTGGCGGCCGCGCTGGTGGCTATTCTGCCCATCGCCATTGCCATCCGCGCCATTCCCGATGGCACCGGTAAAAACGCCGCCGAAGCCGCCCACGGTGAGGCGAAAGGTCTGCCGGTATGGCGCGACGCGCAGCTACTGCTGATCGGGGTCATCGTCCTGGCGATGGCATTTGCCGAAGGCTCGGCCAACGACTGGCTGCCGCTGCTGATGGTGGACGGCCACGGCTTTAGCCCCACCTCCGGCTCGCTGATCTATGCCGGCTTCACCCTCGGCATGACGCTGGGCCGCTTTACCGGCGGCTGGTTTATCGATCGCTACAGCCGGGTGACGGTGGTCCGCGGCAGCGCGGTGATGGGCGCCCTGGGTATTGGCCTGATCATCTTCGTCGATAACCCCTGGGTGGCGGGCATCTCGGTACTGCTGTGGGGCATCGGCGCCTCGCTCGGCTTCCCGCTGACCATCTCCGCCGCCAGCGATACCGGGCCGGACGCGCCCAAGCGCGTCAGCGTGGTGGCGATCACCGGTTATCTTGCTTTCCTCGTCGGGCCGCCGCTGCTGGGCTTCCTCGGCGAACACTTCGGCCTGCGCAGCGCCATGATGGTGGTGCTGGGTCTGGTGATGGTGGCGGCACTGGTCGCCCGCGCGGTGGCTAAGCCACAATCTGAACCCGTTATGGAGAACAGCTAA